The Bacteroidota bacterium genome contains a region encoding:
- a CDS encoding adenylate kinase codes for MKIILFGPPGVGKGTQAKLLAENFDILHISTGDILRSAIAQGTELGKKAKDVIGAGKLVSDDIMIGIIRNVITSNGCKNGFVLDGFPRTVVQADALKKLFSELSIAIDAVIYLDVDDAEIMNRLKYRYSCSKCHRIYNIHNDKIYDYICTECGGNLIQRDDDKSETVLKRLKVYKEATAPVKKYYEDEGFLHVVDGFGKIENVYNKINSILKN; via the coding sequence ATGAAGATAATCTTATTTGGTCCACCGGGTGTTGGTAAGGGGACACAAGCGAAGTTGCTTGCTGAAAATTTTGATATACTGCACATATCTACCGGCGACATACTCAGAAGTGCAATAGCCCAAGGAACCGAATTGGGAAAAAAAGCCAAAGATGTTATTGGAGCAGGTAAGCTTGTTTCAGATGACATTATGATTGGAATTATCAGAAACGTGATAACCTCTAACGGTTGCAAAAATGGTTTCGTTTTGGATGGATTCCCGCGAACGGTTGTGCAAGCCGACGCTTTAAAAAAACTGTTTTCGGAATTGAGTATCGCTATAGATGCTGTTATTTATCTTGATGTCGATGATGCTGAAATAATGAACCGGCTGAAGTACAGATATAGCTGTTCTAAATGCCATAGAATCTATAATATTCATAATGATAAAATTTATGATTATATTTGTACCGAGTGTGGCGGGAATCTGATTCAGCGCGACGACGACAAGTCGGAAACGGTTTTAAAGCGGCTGAAAGTTTATAAAGAAGCCACAGCTCCTGTAAAGAAATATTATGAAGACGAAGGCTTTCTTCATGTCGTCGATGGTTTTGGAAAAATAGAAAACGTTTATAATAAAATTAATTCAATATTGAAGAACTAA